Sequence from the Candidatus Syntrophosphaera sp. genome:
GGTTGGGACATCGACAGTTTCACCGCCGGGTTGGGAGTCCGCTGGAACAGCCTCGGACTCGATTACGCCTGGCGCAACGGGGCTCCGGACGCCCTGGGCTCCTCGCAAAGGCTGGCCCTCAGCTACCGATGGTGAAGATCGCCCTATTGGGCGCCACCGGATCCATTGGCGCTTCCACGCTGGAAGTGGTCAAGGAACAACGGGACCACTTTTCCCTGGCCCTGGTTTCGGCGCATGTCGATCATCGCTCTCTGGGCCGGATCGCCCAAGCATTCAATGTTCCCGTGATCGTTCTGACCGGGATCTCTGATCCCCTGCAGCAGAGCGCGATCCGGGCCGAATATCCCGATCTGCGCGTCCTCTTTGGCGAAGCCGAGCTGCTGCAAGCCCTGGCCGGTGAGGATTACGACCTTGCTTTAAACGCCATAAGCGGCTCGGCGGGCCTGCGCTCCAGCTTCGCGACCGCGGAGCGGGGCAAAAAACTGGCCCTGGCCAACAAGGAATCCCTGGTCATGGCGGGACACCTTTTGATCCCGCTGCTAAAGGAAAAGAGAGCCCAGATCGTCCCCGTGGACAGCGAGCACAGCGCCATCTTCCAAGCCCTCGGCCCCCATCCCCGCGTCGAGGTCAGAAAGCTCCACCTAACCGCTTCCGGAGGCGCTTTCCGCACATTGCCGCTTGAGGAATTTGCCAAGATCACGCCTGAACAGGCGCTGCGCCATCCCAATTGGGACATGGGGGCCAAGGTCACTCTCGACAGCGCCACCATGTTCAACAAGGCTCTGGAGGTGATGGAGGCGCATTGGCTGTTCGGATTGCCCTATGACAAGATCAGCGCGGTGCTGCATCCCCAGTCCGTGATCCATTCCCTGGTGGAG
This genomic interval carries:
- the dxr gene encoding 1-deoxy-D-xylulose-5-phosphate reductoisomerase, whose translation is MVKIALLGATGSIGASTLEVVKEQRDHFSLALVSAHVDHRSLGRIAQAFNVPVIVLTGISDPLQQSAIRAEYPDLRVLFGEAELLQALAGEDYDLALNAISGSAGLRSSFATAERGKKLALANKESLVMAGHLLIPLLKEKRAQIVPVDSEHSAIFQALGPHPRVEVRKLHLTASGGAFRTLPLEEFAKITPEQALRHPNWDMGAKVTLDSATMFNKALEVMEAHWLFGLPYDKISAVLHPQSVIHSLVEFVDGSFLAQLSSPDMKLPILYALSHPDRFPSQLVQTNLLELGDLNFAPIEPERYPLYYLGLEVAREGGILPTVLNSANEAALQLFQSGKIGFTGIHRVCERAVSAYPNIAAPGLESIIEANQEVRQVILDKYK